In Luteibaculum oceani, the following are encoded in one genomic region:
- the rho gene encoding transcription termination factor Rho translates to MYDIEQLKAKKILDLREIAKELKIRGTGLKKTDLVYRILDKQADDPKYVEAVYNLFESAPEKGAAEQPKEKKPVASSDRDLFSNKEGQNQRPRKPRNIGKEEGSEKSNNERKENQKSEHGSPRNQERPENKRESRGDQREAREPREPKEARENKDSRDTRDQKDNRGEQQDRKGRERRNDQRNDQKNDQRNDQRNDQRSDQRNDRRDNRRNDNRQNQNNDNRNQEKDPTDKFDFEGIIYCEGVLEMMQEGYGFLRSSDYNYLPSPDDVYVSQSQIKLFGLKTGDTIRGEIRPPKNGEKYFPLVKVEEINGRKPDFVRDRIPFKYLTPLFAQEKLQIAEKESTTSTRIMDLFSPIGKGQRGLIVAQPKTGKTVLLKEVANAIAANHPEAYLIILLIDERPEEVTDMKRSVNAEVIASTFDEQASNHVKIANIVLEKAKRMVECGHDVVILLDSITRLARAYNTVQPASGKVLSGGVDANALHKPKRFFGAARNVENGGSLTILATALTETGSKMDEVIFEEFKGTGNMELQLDRKLANRRLFPAIDLQTSGTRREDLLMDKEHLQRMWILRKYLADMNPIEAMEDIKNRVEQTRNNEEFFITMNG, encoded by the coding sequence ATGTACGACATAGAGCAACTAAAAGCCAAGAAGATTCTTGACTTACGCGAAATTGCCAAAGAGCTTAAGATAAGAGGCACTGGTTTAAAAAAAACTGACCTTGTTTACCGCATTCTAGATAAACAGGCCGACGATCCTAAGTACGTAGAAGCTGTATACAATTTATTTGAGTCTGCCCCCGAAAAGGGAGCTGCCGAGCAACCAAAGGAGAAAAAGCCAGTTGCAAGCTCAGATCGAGATCTTTTTTCCAATAAGGAAGGACAAAATCAACGTCCTAGAAAACCAAGAAATATTGGTAAAGAAGAAGGATCTGAAAAGTCAAATAACGAAAGAAAAGAAAATCAGAAGTCTGAGCATGGCTCACCTAGGAACCAAGAAAGACCTGAGAATAAAAGGGAATCTCGTGGTGACCAAAGAGAAGCTCGAGAACCAAGAGAGCCAAAGGAGGCTAGAGAAAACAAAGACTCTAGAGACACAAGAGATCAAAAAGACAATCGCGGGGAGCAACAAGATAGAAAAGGTCGTGAACGTAGAAATGACCAGCGCAATGATCAAAAGAACGATCAACGCAATGATCAACGCAATGATCAGCGTAGTGACCAACGCAATGACCGCAGAGACAACCGTCGCAACGACAACAGACAAAACCAAAACAACGATAACCGCAATCAGGAAAAAGACCCAACCGATAAATTCGACTTCGAAGGAATCATCTATTGTGAGGGTGTTTTAGAAATGATGCAAGAGGGGTATGGTTTTCTAAGATCCTCAGACTATAACTACCTACCTTCACCCGATGATGTATACGTATCTCAATCACAGATAAAATTATTTGGATTAAAAACGGGGGACACCATTAGAGGTGAAATCAGACCTCCTAAGAATGGAGAAAAATATTTCCCCCTGGTTAAGGTGGAAGAAATAAATGGTAGAAAACCCGACTTCGTTAGAGACAGAATTCCATTTAAATATTTAACCCCATTATTTGCCCAGGAAAAGTTACAGATTGCTGAAAAGGAATCCACTACTTCGACTAGAATAATGGATTTATTCTCCCCTATTGGTAAAGGTCAGCGTGGATTAATTGTAGCGCAACCCAAAACGGGTAAAACGGTACTACTTAAAGAGGTTGCCAACGCAATTGCAGCGAATCATCCAGAGGCTTATTTAATTATTTTATTAATTGATGAACGCCCAGAAGAGGTTACCGACATGAAGCGCTCAGTTAATGCTGAAGTAATTGCCTCTACCTTTGATGAACAAGCGAGCAACCACGTAAAAATTGCAAACATCGTTCTTGAAAAAGCGAAGCGTATGGTAGAATGCGGTCACGATGTAGTAATTCTTCTTGACTCCATAACTCGTTTAGCAAGAGCTTACAACACCGTTCAGCCAGCTTCAGGTAAGGTTCTTTCTGGAGGGGTTGACGCCAATGCTTTACACAAGCCAAAAAGATTCTTTGGTGCTGCAAGAAACGTCGAAAACGGTGGTTCATTAACCATTTTGGCTACTGCGCTTACCGAAACGGGTTCGAAAATGGATGAGGTAATTTTCGAAGAATTTAAGGGAACAGGAAACATGGAACTACAGCTAGATAGAAAACTAGCAAATCGTAGATTATTCCCTGCTATAGATCTTCAAACTTCTGGAACCCGTAGAGAAGACCTATTAATGGACAAGGAGCACCTTCAAAGAATGTGGATCCTGAGAAAATACTTAGCCGACATGAACCCAATAGAGGCTATGGAAGATATTAAAAACAGAGTTGAACAAACTCGTAACAACGAGGAGTTCTTTATAACAATGAATGGATAA
- a CDS encoding DUF4199 domain-containing protein — MLLPLFFAISAILIRLALFYFGFESQESGRYIFLLHILMILLSVFFGIMAFARAYPNQRNFTSFIKQGLKSGGLYTFILTGFLMVFYGWINPETFEAKKEVLIQSQLESAGNISPEQLEKAQSNMEEFFTVFNYSTISMLGFLVITIFYAAGSAALFMYLRKFLPK, encoded by the coding sequence ATGTTATTACCCCTATTTTTTGCAATAAGTGCCATTCTAATTCGTTTGGCACTTTTTTATTTCGGATTTGAATCACAGGAAAGCGGTAGATACATTTTCCTACTTCATATTTTAATGATTCTACTCTCTGTTTTCTTCGGTATCATGGCATTTGCCCGTGCTTATCCTAACCAGAGAAATTTTACTTCTTTCATAAAGCAAGGACTTAAATCGGGAGGACTGTACACCTTTATACTAACAGGTTTCTTAATGGTGTTTTACGGGTGGATAAACCCCGAAACATTTGAAGCCAAGAAGGAAGTGCTAATTCAAAGCCAATTGGAATCAGCGGGAAACATATCTCCAGAACAACTAGAAAAAGCGCAATCCAACATGGAAGAGTTTTTTACGGTATTCAATTACAGTACCATTAGCATGTTGGGATTTCTGGTAATTACCATATTCTACGCTGCAGGTAGTGCTGCCCTCTTTATGTACTTGAGAAAATTTTTGCCGAAATAA